From the Tribolium castaneum strain GA2 chromosome 2, icTriCast1.1, whole genome shotgun sequence genome, one window contains:
- the Trxr1 gene encoding thioredoxin reductase 1, mitochondrial isoform X8, whose protein sequence is MAPIGDGPEYDLVVIGGGSGGLAAAKEAAGLGAKVAVLDYVTPSPKGTKWGLGGTCVNVGCIPKKLMHQAALLGEAIEDAKSYGWQFPQPENIKHDWASLRQAVQNHIKSVNWVTRVELRDKKVEYINGLGVFKDPHTVHTVTKQGERTLTSKYFLIAVGGRPRYPNIPGAVEYGITSDDIFSLEEAPGKTLVVGAGYIGLECAGFLRGLGYDATVMVRSVVLRGFDQQMAKLIASAMEEKGVKFLHKCLPKSVEKRSDNKLLVKWSNETGQEFEDVFDTVLFAIGRRALTRELHLDKAGVKVAGDGEKIDAMNEQSNVPHIFAVGDVLYKKPELTPVAIHAGRLLARRLFGNSTVQMDYDNVATTVFSPLEYGSVGISEETAIQRFGEDNIEIYHAYYKPTEFFIPQRSIAHCYLKVVAKREGPQQVLGMHFIGPQAGEVIQGFAAAMKCNLTVNALMSTVGIHPTIAEEFTRINITKRSGKDPNPASCCS, encoded by the exons GTGACGGTCCAGAATATGACTTGGTAGTAATTGGAGGTGGATCTGGTGGACTTGCAGCTGCTAAAGAAGCAGCTGGGTTAGGTGCCAAAGTTGCAGTTTTAGATTATGTAACACCATCACCTAAAGGTACTAAATGGGGTCTTGGTGGTACCTGTGTCAATGTTGGATGTATACCGAAAAAATTGATGCATCAAGCTGCTTTACTGGGAGAGGCTATCGAG GATGCTAAGAGTTACGGTTGGCAATTTCCCCAACCAGAAAACATCAAGCACGATTGGGCGTCTCTCAGACAGGCTGTGCAAAATCATATTAAGTCTGTCAATTGGGTGACCAGGGTAGAACTTAGAGATAa aaagGTAGAATACATCAATGGTTTGGGCGTTTTTAAAGATCCTCACACCGTTCATACGGTGACCAAACAGGGAGAACGTACATTAACATCCAAGTATTTTCTGATAGCAGTAGGTGGAAGACCTCGTTATCCTAATATACCGGGTGCCGTAGAATACGGTATTACCAGTGATGATATTTTCAGTTTGGAGGAGGCACCGGGAAAAACACTAGTTGTCGGTGCTGGAT ATATTGGTTTGGAATGTGCCGGTTTTTTGAGAGGATTAGGTTATGACGCTACCGTCATGGTCCGATCTGTGGTCTTGCGAGGTTTCGACCAACAGATGGCTAAACTCATCGCTTCAGCAATGGAGGAGAAAGGAGTTAAATTCCTTCACAA GTGTCTGCCAAAATCCGTCGAAAAGCGATCTGATAACAAGCTACTTGTTAAATGGTCAAATGAGACTGGTCAAGAATTCGAAGATGTCTTTGATACCGTATTGTTTGCAATTGGTAGAAGAGCTCTTACAAGGGAACTTCATTTGGATAAGGCAGGTGTTAAAGTGGCTGGAGATGGTGAGAAGATAGATGCGATGAATGAACAGTCAAATGTACCTCACATATTTGCCGTCGGAGATGTTTTATAT aaaaagcCCGAATTGACTCCAGTGGCTATCCACGCTGGACGTCTCTTGGCCCGCCGGTTATTCGGCAACAGCACTGTCCAAATGGACTACGACAACGTGGCAACAACTGTTTTCAGTCCTCTGGAATATGGAAGTGTTGGCATAAGTGAAGAAACAGCAATTCAGCGTTTCGGCGAAGACAACATCGAAATCTATCACGCGTACTACAAACCAACCGAATTTTTCATTCCGCAACGTTCGATCGCTCATTGCTATTTGAAAGTTGTGGCGAAACGTGAAGGGCCTCAGCAAGTTTTGGGAATGCACTTTATTGGACCACAAGCTGGGGAAGTTATTCAAGGATTCGCAGCGGCTATGAA GTGCAACTTGACTGTGAATGCGTTGATGAGCACTGTCGGCATACATCCAACAATTGCGGAAGAGTTTACAAGGATTAACATTACGAAGAGGTCCGGGAAAGACCCGAACCCGGCGTCTTGCTGCAGTTAA
- the Trxr1 gene encoding thioredoxin reductase 1, mitochondrial isoform X7, with the protein MAPIGDTAEHDLNMTQCDGPEYDLVVIGGGSGGLAAAKEAAGLGAKVAVLDYVTPSPKGTKWGLGGTCVNVGCIPKKLMHQAALLGEAIEDAKSYGWQFPQPENIKHDWASLRQAVQNHIKSVNWVTRVELRDKKVEYINGLGVFKDPHTVHTVTKQGERTLTSKYFLIAVGGRPRYPNIPGAVEYGITSDDIFSLEEAPGKTLVVGAGYIGLECAGFLRGLGYDATVMVRSVVLRGFDQQMAKLIASAMEEKGVKFLHKCLPKSVEKRSDNKLLVKWSNETGQEFEDVFDTVLFAIGRRALTRELHLDKAGVKVAGDGEKIDAMNEQSNVPHIFAVGDVLYKKPELTPVAIHAGRLLARRLFGNSTVQMDYDNVATTVFSPLEYGSVGISEETAIQRFGEDNIEIYHAYYKPTEFFIPQRSIAHCYLKVVAKREGPQQVLGMHFIGPQAGEVIQGFAAAMKCNLTVNALMSTVGIHPTIAEEFTRINITKRSGKDPNPASCCS; encoded by the exons GTGATACTGCAGAACATGACCTGAATATGACTCAGT GTGACGGTCCAGAATATGACTTGGTAGTAATTGGAGGTGGATCTGGTGGACTTGCAGCTGCTAAAGAAGCAGCTGGGTTAGGTGCCAAAGTTGCAGTTTTAGATTATGTAACACCATCACCTAAAGGTACTAAATGGGGTCTTGGTGGTACCTGTGTCAATGTTGGATGTATACCGAAAAAATTGATGCATCAAGCTGCTTTACTGGGAGAGGCTATCGAG GATGCTAAGAGTTACGGTTGGCAATTTCCCCAACCAGAAAACATCAAGCACGATTGGGCGTCTCTCAGACAGGCTGTGCAAAATCATATTAAGTCTGTCAATTGGGTGACCAGGGTAGAACTTAGAGATAa aaagGTAGAATACATCAATGGTTTGGGCGTTTTTAAAGATCCTCACACCGTTCATACGGTGACCAAACAGGGAGAACGTACATTAACATCCAAGTATTTTCTGATAGCAGTAGGTGGAAGACCTCGTTATCCTAATATACCGGGTGCCGTAGAATACGGTATTACCAGTGATGATATTTTCAGTTTGGAGGAGGCACCGGGAAAAACACTAGTTGTCGGTGCTGGAT ATATTGGTTTGGAATGTGCCGGTTTTTTGAGAGGATTAGGTTATGACGCTACCGTCATGGTCCGATCTGTGGTCTTGCGAGGTTTCGACCAACAGATGGCTAAACTCATCGCTTCAGCAATGGAGGAGAAAGGAGTTAAATTCCTTCACAA GTGTCTGCCAAAATCCGTCGAAAAGCGATCTGATAACAAGCTACTTGTTAAATGGTCAAATGAGACTGGTCAAGAATTCGAAGATGTCTTTGATACCGTATTGTTTGCAATTGGTAGAAGAGCTCTTACAAGGGAACTTCATTTGGATAAGGCAGGTGTTAAAGTGGCTGGAGATGGTGAGAAGATAGATGCGATGAATGAACAGTCAAATGTACCTCACATATTTGCCGTCGGAGATGTTTTATAT aaaaagcCCGAATTGACTCCAGTGGCTATCCACGCTGGACGTCTCTTGGCCCGCCGGTTATTCGGCAACAGCACTGTCCAAATGGACTACGACAACGTGGCAACAACTGTTTTCAGTCCTCTGGAATATGGAAGTGTTGGCATAAGTGAAGAAACAGCAATTCAGCGTTTCGGCGAAGACAACATCGAAATCTATCACGCGTACTACAAACCAACCGAATTTTTCATTCCGCAACGTTCGATCGCTCATTGCTATTTGAAAGTTGTGGCGAAACGTGAAGGGCCTCAGCAAGTTTTGGGAATGCACTTTATTGGACCACAAGCTGGGGAAGTTATTCAAGGATTCGCAGCGGCTATGAA GTGCAACTTGACTGTGAATGCGTTGATGAGCACTGTCGGCATACATCCAACAATTGCGGAAGAGTTTACAAGGATTAACATTACGAAGAGGTCCGGGAAAGACCCGAACCCGGCGTCTTGCTGCAGTTAA
- the Trxr1 gene encoding thioredoxin reductase 1, mitochondrial isoform X5, protein MGETSAKINFIRHSRGDTAEHDLNMTQCDGPEYDLVVIGGGSGGLAAAKEAAGLGAKVAVLDYVTPSPKGTKWGLGGTCVNVGCIPKKLMHQAALLGEAIEDAKSYGWQFPQPENIKHDWASLRQAVQNHIKSVNWVTRVELRDKKVEYINGLGVFKDPHTVHTVTKQGERTLTSKYFLIAVGGRPRYPNIPGAVEYGITSDDIFSLEEAPGKTLVVGAGYIGLECAGFLRGLGYDATVMVRSVVLRGFDQQMAKLIASAMEEKGVKFLHKCLPKSVEKRSDNKLLVKWSNETGQEFEDVFDTVLFAIGRRALTRELHLDKAGVKVAGDGEKIDAMNEQSNVPHIFAVGDVLYKKPELTPVAIHAGRLLARRLFGNSTVQMDYDNVATTVFSPLEYGSVGISEETAIQRFGEDNIEIYHAYYKPTEFFIPQRSIAHCYLKVVAKREGPQQVLGMHFIGPQAGEVIQGFAAAMKCNLTVNALMSTVGIHPTIAEEFTRINITKRSGKDPNPASCCS, encoded by the exons ATGGGTGAAACATCggccaaaattaattttataagacACTCACGAG GTGATACTGCAGAACATGACCTGAATATGACTCAGT GTGACGGTCCAGAATATGACTTGGTAGTAATTGGAGGTGGATCTGGTGGACTTGCAGCTGCTAAAGAAGCAGCTGGGTTAGGTGCCAAAGTTGCAGTTTTAGATTATGTAACACCATCACCTAAAGGTACTAAATGGGGTCTTGGTGGTACCTGTGTCAATGTTGGATGTATACCGAAAAAATTGATGCATCAAGCTGCTTTACTGGGAGAGGCTATCGAG GATGCTAAGAGTTACGGTTGGCAATTTCCCCAACCAGAAAACATCAAGCACGATTGGGCGTCTCTCAGACAGGCTGTGCAAAATCATATTAAGTCTGTCAATTGGGTGACCAGGGTAGAACTTAGAGATAa aaagGTAGAATACATCAATGGTTTGGGCGTTTTTAAAGATCCTCACACCGTTCATACGGTGACCAAACAGGGAGAACGTACATTAACATCCAAGTATTTTCTGATAGCAGTAGGTGGAAGACCTCGTTATCCTAATATACCGGGTGCCGTAGAATACGGTATTACCAGTGATGATATTTTCAGTTTGGAGGAGGCACCGGGAAAAACACTAGTTGTCGGTGCTGGAT ATATTGGTTTGGAATGTGCCGGTTTTTTGAGAGGATTAGGTTATGACGCTACCGTCATGGTCCGATCTGTGGTCTTGCGAGGTTTCGACCAACAGATGGCTAAACTCATCGCTTCAGCAATGGAGGAGAAAGGAGTTAAATTCCTTCACAA GTGTCTGCCAAAATCCGTCGAAAAGCGATCTGATAACAAGCTACTTGTTAAATGGTCAAATGAGACTGGTCAAGAATTCGAAGATGTCTTTGATACCGTATTGTTTGCAATTGGTAGAAGAGCTCTTACAAGGGAACTTCATTTGGATAAGGCAGGTGTTAAAGTGGCTGGAGATGGTGAGAAGATAGATGCGATGAATGAACAGTCAAATGTACCTCACATATTTGCCGTCGGAGATGTTTTATAT aaaaagcCCGAATTGACTCCAGTGGCTATCCACGCTGGACGTCTCTTGGCCCGCCGGTTATTCGGCAACAGCACTGTCCAAATGGACTACGACAACGTGGCAACAACTGTTTTCAGTCCTCTGGAATATGGAAGTGTTGGCATAAGTGAAGAAACAGCAATTCAGCGTTTCGGCGAAGACAACATCGAAATCTATCACGCGTACTACAAACCAACCGAATTTTTCATTCCGCAACGTTCGATCGCTCATTGCTATTTGAAAGTTGTGGCGAAACGTGAAGGGCCTCAGCAAGTTTTGGGAATGCACTTTATTGGACCACAAGCTGGGGAAGTTATTCAAGGATTCGCAGCGGCTATGAA GTGCAACTTGACTGTGAATGCGTTGATGAGCACTGTCGGCATACATCCAACAATTGCGGAAGAGTTTACAAGGATTAACATTACGAAGAGGTCCGGGAAAGACCCGAACCCGGCGTCTTGCTGCAGTTAA
- the Trxr1 gene encoding thioredoxin reductase 2, mitochondrial isoform X1, with protein sequence MALRLCFSTVIFRGVCKVKNSKFLVLQNVNYINSNIRWYSKSDTAEHDLNMTQCDGPEYDLVVIGGGSGGLAAAKEAAGLGAKVAVLDYVTPSPKGTKWGLGGTCVNVGCIPKKLMHQAALLGEAIEDAKSYGWQFPQPENIKHDWASLRQAVQNHIKSVNWVTRVELRDKKVEYINGLGVFKDPHTVHTVTKQGERTLTSKYFLIAVGGRPRYPNIPGAVEYGITSDDIFSLEEAPGKTLVVGAGYIGLECAGFLRGLGYDATVMVRSVVLRGFDQQMAKLIASAMEEKGVKFLHKCLPKSVEKRSDNKLLVKWSNETGQEFEDVFDTVLFAIGRRALTRELHLDKAGVKVAGDGEKIDAMNEQSNVPHIFAVGDVLYKKPELTPVAIHAGRLLARRLFGNSTVQMDYDNVATTVFSPLEYGSVGISEETAIQRFGEDNIEIYHAYYKPTEFFIPQRSIAHCYLKVVAKREGPQQVLGMHFIGPQAGEVIQGFAAAMKCNLTVNALMSTVGIHPTIAEEFTRINITKRSGKDPNPASCCS encoded by the exons GTGATACTGCAGAACATGACCTGAATATGACTCAGT GTGACGGTCCAGAATATGACTTGGTAGTAATTGGAGGTGGATCTGGTGGACTTGCAGCTGCTAAAGAAGCAGCTGGGTTAGGTGCCAAAGTTGCAGTTTTAGATTATGTAACACCATCACCTAAAGGTACTAAATGGGGTCTTGGTGGTACCTGTGTCAATGTTGGATGTATACCGAAAAAATTGATGCATCAAGCTGCTTTACTGGGAGAGGCTATCGAG GATGCTAAGAGTTACGGTTGGCAATTTCCCCAACCAGAAAACATCAAGCACGATTGGGCGTCTCTCAGACAGGCTGTGCAAAATCATATTAAGTCTGTCAATTGGGTGACCAGGGTAGAACTTAGAGATAa aaagGTAGAATACATCAATGGTTTGGGCGTTTTTAAAGATCCTCACACCGTTCATACGGTGACCAAACAGGGAGAACGTACATTAACATCCAAGTATTTTCTGATAGCAGTAGGTGGAAGACCTCGTTATCCTAATATACCGGGTGCCGTAGAATACGGTATTACCAGTGATGATATTTTCAGTTTGGAGGAGGCACCGGGAAAAACACTAGTTGTCGGTGCTGGAT ATATTGGTTTGGAATGTGCCGGTTTTTTGAGAGGATTAGGTTATGACGCTACCGTCATGGTCCGATCTGTGGTCTTGCGAGGTTTCGACCAACAGATGGCTAAACTCATCGCTTCAGCAATGGAGGAGAAAGGAGTTAAATTCCTTCACAA GTGTCTGCCAAAATCCGTCGAAAAGCGATCTGATAACAAGCTACTTGTTAAATGGTCAAATGAGACTGGTCAAGAATTCGAAGATGTCTTTGATACCGTATTGTTTGCAATTGGTAGAAGAGCTCTTACAAGGGAACTTCATTTGGATAAGGCAGGTGTTAAAGTGGCTGGAGATGGTGAGAAGATAGATGCGATGAATGAACAGTCAAATGTACCTCACATATTTGCCGTCGGAGATGTTTTATAT aaaaagcCCGAATTGACTCCAGTGGCTATCCACGCTGGACGTCTCTTGGCCCGCCGGTTATTCGGCAACAGCACTGTCCAAATGGACTACGACAACGTGGCAACAACTGTTTTCAGTCCTCTGGAATATGGAAGTGTTGGCATAAGTGAAGAAACAGCAATTCAGCGTTTCGGCGAAGACAACATCGAAATCTATCACGCGTACTACAAACCAACCGAATTTTTCATTCCGCAACGTTCGATCGCTCATTGCTATTTGAAAGTTGTGGCGAAACGTGAAGGGCCTCAGCAAGTTTTGGGAATGCACTTTATTGGACCACAAGCTGGGGAAGTTATTCAAGGATTCGCAGCGGCTATGAA GTGCAACTTGACTGTGAATGCGTTGATGAGCACTGTCGGCATACATCCAACAATTGCGGAAGAGTTTACAAGGATTAACATTACGAAGAGGTCCGGGAAAGACCCGAACCCGGCGTCTTGCTGCAGTTAA
- the Trxr1 gene encoding thioredoxin reductase 2, mitochondrial isoform X2: protein MIKVVGVASLSSELRHYVGPFQKSINRCLHHTCDTAEHDLNMTQCDGPEYDLVVIGGGSGGLAAAKEAAGLGAKVAVLDYVTPSPKGTKWGLGGTCVNVGCIPKKLMHQAALLGEAIEDAKSYGWQFPQPENIKHDWASLRQAVQNHIKSVNWVTRVELRDKKVEYINGLGVFKDPHTVHTVTKQGERTLTSKYFLIAVGGRPRYPNIPGAVEYGITSDDIFSLEEAPGKTLVVGAGYIGLECAGFLRGLGYDATVMVRSVVLRGFDQQMAKLIASAMEEKGVKFLHKCLPKSVEKRSDNKLLVKWSNETGQEFEDVFDTVLFAIGRRALTRELHLDKAGVKVAGDGEKIDAMNEQSNVPHIFAVGDVLYKKPELTPVAIHAGRLLARRLFGNSTVQMDYDNVATTVFSPLEYGSVGISEETAIQRFGEDNIEIYHAYYKPTEFFIPQRSIAHCYLKVVAKREGPQQVLGMHFIGPQAGEVIQGFAAAMKCNLTVNALMSTVGIHPTIAEEFTRINITKRSGKDPNPASCCS, encoded by the exons GTGATACTGCAGAACATGACCTGAATATGACTCAGT GTGACGGTCCAGAATATGACTTGGTAGTAATTGGAGGTGGATCTGGTGGACTTGCAGCTGCTAAAGAAGCAGCTGGGTTAGGTGCCAAAGTTGCAGTTTTAGATTATGTAACACCATCACCTAAAGGTACTAAATGGGGTCTTGGTGGTACCTGTGTCAATGTTGGATGTATACCGAAAAAATTGATGCATCAAGCTGCTTTACTGGGAGAGGCTATCGAG GATGCTAAGAGTTACGGTTGGCAATTTCCCCAACCAGAAAACATCAAGCACGATTGGGCGTCTCTCAGACAGGCTGTGCAAAATCATATTAAGTCTGTCAATTGGGTGACCAGGGTAGAACTTAGAGATAa aaagGTAGAATACATCAATGGTTTGGGCGTTTTTAAAGATCCTCACACCGTTCATACGGTGACCAAACAGGGAGAACGTACATTAACATCCAAGTATTTTCTGATAGCAGTAGGTGGAAGACCTCGTTATCCTAATATACCGGGTGCCGTAGAATACGGTATTACCAGTGATGATATTTTCAGTTTGGAGGAGGCACCGGGAAAAACACTAGTTGTCGGTGCTGGAT ATATTGGTTTGGAATGTGCCGGTTTTTTGAGAGGATTAGGTTATGACGCTACCGTCATGGTCCGATCTGTGGTCTTGCGAGGTTTCGACCAACAGATGGCTAAACTCATCGCTTCAGCAATGGAGGAGAAAGGAGTTAAATTCCTTCACAA GTGTCTGCCAAAATCCGTCGAAAAGCGATCTGATAACAAGCTACTTGTTAAATGGTCAAATGAGACTGGTCAAGAATTCGAAGATGTCTTTGATACCGTATTGTTTGCAATTGGTAGAAGAGCTCTTACAAGGGAACTTCATTTGGATAAGGCAGGTGTTAAAGTGGCTGGAGATGGTGAGAAGATAGATGCGATGAATGAACAGTCAAATGTACCTCACATATTTGCCGTCGGAGATGTTTTATAT aaaaagcCCGAATTGACTCCAGTGGCTATCCACGCTGGACGTCTCTTGGCCCGCCGGTTATTCGGCAACAGCACTGTCCAAATGGACTACGACAACGTGGCAACAACTGTTTTCAGTCCTCTGGAATATGGAAGTGTTGGCATAAGTGAAGAAACAGCAATTCAGCGTTTCGGCGAAGACAACATCGAAATCTATCACGCGTACTACAAACCAACCGAATTTTTCATTCCGCAACGTTCGATCGCTCATTGCTATTTGAAAGTTGTGGCGAAACGTGAAGGGCCTCAGCAAGTTTTGGGAATGCACTTTATTGGACCACAAGCTGGGGAAGTTATTCAAGGATTCGCAGCGGCTATGAA GTGCAACTTGACTGTGAATGCGTTGATGAGCACTGTCGGCATACATCCAACAATTGCGGAAGAGTTTACAAGGATTAACATTACGAAGAGGTCCGGGAAAGACCCGAACCCGGCGTCTTGCTGCAGTTAA
- the Trxr1 gene encoding thioredoxin reductase 1, mitochondrial isoform X9: MTQCDGPEYDLVVIGGGSGGLAAAKEAAGLGAKVAVLDYVTPSPKGTKWGLGGTCVNVGCIPKKLMHQAALLGEAIEDAKSYGWQFPQPENIKHDWASLRQAVQNHIKSVNWVTRVELRDKKVEYINGLGVFKDPHTVHTVTKQGERTLTSKYFLIAVGGRPRYPNIPGAVEYGITSDDIFSLEEAPGKTLVVGAGYIGLECAGFLRGLGYDATVMVRSVVLRGFDQQMAKLIASAMEEKGVKFLHKCLPKSVEKRSDNKLLVKWSNETGQEFEDVFDTVLFAIGRRALTRELHLDKAGVKVAGDGEKIDAMNEQSNVPHIFAVGDVLYKKPELTPVAIHAGRLLARRLFGNSTVQMDYDNVATTVFSPLEYGSVGISEETAIQRFGEDNIEIYHAYYKPTEFFIPQRSIAHCYLKVVAKREGPQQVLGMHFIGPQAGEVIQGFAAAMKCNLTVNALMSTVGIHPTIAEEFTRINITKRSGKDPNPASCCS; encoded by the exons ATGACTCAGT GTGACGGTCCAGAATATGACTTGGTAGTAATTGGAGGTGGATCTGGTGGACTTGCAGCTGCTAAAGAAGCAGCTGGGTTAGGTGCCAAAGTTGCAGTTTTAGATTATGTAACACCATCACCTAAAGGTACTAAATGGGGTCTTGGTGGTACCTGTGTCAATGTTGGATGTATACCGAAAAAATTGATGCATCAAGCTGCTTTACTGGGAGAGGCTATCGAG GATGCTAAGAGTTACGGTTGGCAATTTCCCCAACCAGAAAACATCAAGCACGATTGGGCGTCTCTCAGACAGGCTGTGCAAAATCATATTAAGTCTGTCAATTGGGTGACCAGGGTAGAACTTAGAGATAa aaagGTAGAATACATCAATGGTTTGGGCGTTTTTAAAGATCCTCACACCGTTCATACGGTGACCAAACAGGGAGAACGTACATTAACATCCAAGTATTTTCTGATAGCAGTAGGTGGAAGACCTCGTTATCCTAATATACCGGGTGCCGTAGAATACGGTATTACCAGTGATGATATTTTCAGTTTGGAGGAGGCACCGGGAAAAACACTAGTTGTCGGTGCTGGAT ATATTGGTTTGGAATGTGCCGGTTTTTTGAGAGGATTAGGTTATGACGCTACCGTCATGGTCCGATCTGTGGTCTTGCGAGGTTTCGACCAACAGATGGCTAAACTCATCGCTTCAGCAATGGAGGAGAAAGGAGTTAAATTCCTTCACAA GTGTCTGCCAAAATCCGTCGAAAAGCGATCTGATAACAAGCTACTTGTTAAATGGTCAAATGAGACTGGTCAAGAATTCGAAGATGTCTTTGATACCGTATTGTTTGCAATTGGTAGAAGAGCTCTTACAAGGGAACTTCATTTGGATAAGGCAGGTGTTAAAGTGGCTGGAGATGGTGAGAAGATAGATGCGATGAATGAACAGTCAAATGTACCTCACATATTTGCCGTCGGAGATGTTTTATAT aaaaagcCCGAATTGACTCCAGTGGCTATCCACGCTGGACGTCTCTTGGCCCGCCGGTTATTCGGCAACAGCACTGTCCAAATGGACTACGACAACGTGGCAACAACTGTTTTCAGTCCTCTGGAATATGGAAGTGTTGGCATAAGTGAAGAAACAGCAATTCAGCGTTTCGGCGAAGACAACATCGAAATCTATCACGCGTACTACAAACCAACCGAATTTTTCATTCCGCAACGTTCGATCGCTCATTGCTATTTGAAAGTTGTGGCGAAACGTGAAGGGCCTCAGCAAGTTTTGGGAATGCACTTTATTGGACCACAAGCTGGGGAAGTTATTCAAGGATTCGCAGCGGCTATGAA GTGCAACTTGACTGTGAATGCGTTGATGAGCACTGTCGGCATACATCCAACAATTGCGGAAGAGTTTACAAGGATTAACATTACGAAGAGGTCCGGGAAAGACCCGAACCCGGCGTCTTGCTGCAGTTAA
- the Trxr1 gene encoding thioredoxin reductase 1, mitochondrial isoform X4, with translation MRFVCCGVKVHERKVKHGDTAEHDLNMTQCDGPEYDLVVIGGGSGGLAAAKEAAGLGAKVAVLDYVTPSPKGTKWGLGGTCVNVGCIPKKLMHQAALLGEAIEDAKSYGWQFPQPENIKHDWASLRQAVQNHIKSVNWVTRVELRDKKVEYINGLGVFKDPHTVHTVTKQGERTLTSKYFLIAVGGRPRYPNIPGAVEYGITSDDIFSLEEAPGKTLVVGAGYIGLECAGFLRGLGYDATVMVRSVVLRGFDQQMAKLIASAMEEKGVKFLHKCLPKSVEKRSDNKLLVKWSNETGQEFEDVFDTVLFAIGRRALTRELHLDKAGVKVAGDGEKIDAMNEQSNVPHIFAVGDVLYKKPELTPVAIHAGRLLARRLFGNSTVQMDYDNVATTVFSPLEYGSVGISEETAIQRFGEDNIEIYHAYYKPTEFFIPQRSIAHCYLKVVAKREGPQQVLGMHFIGPQAGEVIQGFAAAMKCNLTVNALMSTVGIHPTIAEEFTRINITKRSGKDPNPASCCS, from the exons GTGATACTGCAGAACATGACCTGAATATGACTCAGT GTGACGGTCCAGAATATGACTTGGTAGTAATTGGAGGTGGATCTGGTGGACTTGCAGCTGCTAAAGAAGCAGCTGGGTTAGGTGCCAAAGTTGCAGTTTTAGATTATGTAACACCATCACCTAAAGGTACTAAATGGGGTCTTGGTGGTACCTGTGTCAATGTTGGATGTATACCGAAAAAATTGATGCATCAAGCTGCTTTACTGGGAGAGGCTATCGAG GATGCTAAGAGTTACGGTTGGCAATTTCCCCAACCAGAAAACATCAAGCACGATTGGGCGTCTCTCAGACAGGCTGTGCAAAATCATATTAAGTCTGTCAATTGGGTGACCAGGGTAGAACTTAGAGATAa aaagGTAGAATACATCAATGGTTTGGGCGTTTTTAAAGATCCTCACACCGTTCATACGGTGACCAAACAGGGAGAACGTACATTAACATCCAAGTATTTTCTGATAGCAGTAGGTGGAAGACCTCGTTATCCTAATATACCGGGTGCCGTAGAATACGGTATTACCAGTGATGATATTTTCAGTTTGGAGGAGGCACCGGGAAAAACACTAGTTGTCGGTGCTGGAT ATATTGGTTTGGAATGTGCCGGTTTTTTGAGAGGATTAGGTTATGACGCTACCGTCATGGTCCGATCTGTGGTCTTGCGAGGTTTCGACCAACAGATGGCTAAACTCATCGCTTCAGCAATGGAGGAGAAAGGAGTTAAATTCCTTCACAA GTGTCTGCCAAAATCCGTCGAAAAGCGATCTGATAACAAGCTACTTGTTAAATGGTCAAATGAGACTGGTCAAGAATTCGAAGATGTCTTTGATACCGTATTGTTTGCAATTGGTAGAAGAGCTCTTACAAGGGAACTTCATTTGGATAAGGCAGGTGTTAAAGTGGCTGGAGATGGTGAGAAGATAGATGCGATGAATGAACAGTCAAATGTACCTCACATATTTGCCGTCGGAGATGTTTTATAT aaaaagcCCGAATTGACTCCAGTGGCTATCCACGCTGGACGTCTCTTGGCCCGCCGGTTATTCGGCAACAGCACTGTCCAAATGGACTACGACAACGTGGCAACAACTGTTTTCAGTCCTCTGGAATATGGAAGTGTTGGCATAAGTGAAGAAACAGCAATTCAGCGTTTCGGCGAAGACAACATCGAAATCTATCACGCGTACTACAAACCAACCGAATTTTTCATTCCGCAACGTTCGATCGCTCATTGCTATTTGAAAGTTGTGGCGAAACGTGAAGGGCCTCAGCAAGTTTTGGGAATGCACTTTATTGGACCACAAGCTGGGGAAGTTATTCAAGGATTCGCAGCGGCTATGAA GTGCAACTTGACTGTGAATGCGTTGATGAGCACTGTCGGCATACATCCAACAATTGCGGAAGAGTTTACAAGGATTAACATTACGAAGAGGTCCGGGAAAGACCCGAACCCGGCGTCTTGCTGCAGTTAA